The window CTCTGGCACACAGAGGAAATGCCCATGAGCCCAGCTCTGCTTCACCCCCAAGCCCAGTGATCAGAGCATCCCAGTCCTGGCTACCTGATGTCATTCTAGTTCTTGCTTTTGGACATGCCCAGACCCACAGTGAAGGTGATAAGCCACCAGCAAGTCTACCACTGATCACTGGCCAAGAACTGATCCTCTGGCCAGGCAGACCAAGACAGAGCAGatgggaaatgaggagggagagaaatattCTCCATGCCACCCTGGACAGGGAATTACTGTCTTCCTGCTAATGCCCATTAACTGTAGTTATTTTATAGTGTGTCCCTCCTGCTGCCCAAGATTATTGAGAATAATGACTCTGGGATGGAGGCAAAAGAATCTGGCTTCTGCCAACAGAAGGTCCTCAGCAGGACCTTATCTCCTGGAAACAGGGAGCATGGATCAGGGTGGGGCCAGAGGAAAAGGCAACCAAGCAGCAGCCAGATAGCCTGAGGACACTGCCTGCATTCTGCGTGCTCACTAGGGGTAAGCTGGTGGTCTCCATGCCCCAAGTCAAACAGAGATTGGAGAAAAATCCAGATAATGTTGTTTGGGGTTGGGAAGTAaccacaaagcaaaacaaacaacttttGTATGAAGAGAAAGTTGCAGTGTAAATGGTATTGGGCTGCGttaccacaggcaagtcactccTCCTctttaggactcagtttccccttctgtaaaatgggtcacTGCCCAACCTCACAGTTTGGTTGTAAGGAAGGCACTTTGCACATCCAGAAGCAgcaaacactggctctggagtcaggagacctgggtttgaatcccttcTCAGACACTACTGCCCTTCTGGTCTATACAAAGATGCAGTTGACCTCAGTGACTTCCAAGGTCACGTCTGACTTTAGATCCAGGATCTCCTGACCTTTTACATGCTAAAGAAAAAGGAGTTCTTTTTATTAGCATTCTCATAGCTCTCTGTGCCAGAGTTCAAATAAAATGCCTACCCTGTGCTTGGATTTACTTGTCTGCCACACAGTAGCTTGCAATAGGAATGCTAGGAGAAATCCAGAAATCCAGTGAAAAATCCCTTTTCTGGATACAGAGGCAGGCTTGAAATCCTGATTATTTGCACAACTACTGGTAACCAGGAAGTCAAAAGAATGCATAGAAAACCACCCTGTAAGGAAgatactcttattttacagatggggaaactgaggctcacaggtCAAGTGGCTAGGCATGACCACATAGCCAGAACCCAGATCCTCCGGACTCCAGGTTCAGGGCTCCTTTTACTATCCCTCAGGGACCCTCATCACCAGTGGGAATCTCCTAGATGAGAGCTCCAAGCTCAGATGGGCCATGGGAAGATGATCCAAGCACCCAACGTCACCTTCCAATAGTGCCCTGGTCCTTTGAGGGGCTTTCTATCCACCTCCCCCACACTCAGTGACAAATGATCCAGCAGACACTCAGCACAGGCCACGAGGCCACTGCCACCCTCCTCTCTCACTTACGGGGTTTCCAGCATGACTTTACACACACTTATCATGGTGCTCAGGCAGTCTGTTGTGTTTTCAATGGGCAGGGTTTTGTTCTAAAATGGAGACACAAGACACAAGAAGAATCCCATGAGTCCTGTCATCTAAGTCCCACCCCCCAACCTCCCTGATCAAGGAGACTCACCTCGGAGACAAAGTATGTTGTGGCATTGCTAAGGGTCTTCAACATCGGTGTGGCCTCTGCATAGAAGAGGGACATTCGGTTGGCCATCTCATTGTTGACTTCATTTTCAATGTCTAGCTGATGGACGGAAGGGGAGAAGAGTGGATTTATAAAAAGGGGCTCCCGGCTGCTGGGCAGTGGGTTGTAGTGGCCTGAGTTCTGTACCTGAGTGCGAGGACCTGATTTTGAGTCTCTTTTGCTGGCTCTAGAGCCCTGACCCTTCATCATCACACCCTCTTTATGTTATAGTGATTTCATCCTGTAAACGTGGAATAGGAGTGACCCTAGGGaaaccctttcatttcacagatgagcaaagtCATGAtgcagtgacttacccaaggccacacagggagGTACAGCCAGGTGTCTAACCGagctcctaactccaaatccagaccCCTTCTGATTCATGATGTCATTCTGCCCCAGTTAGACTCTAAGCCAAAACAAGGATTGCGTTGTATCTTTggatgcatttatttattttttacggATTCACAGAATTAGacctggaggggacctcagagatcaagatcattttacagaaaaggcaGCTGAGGTCAAGAgatgaaaagtgacttgcccaaggtaacaaaaGCAATAAGGAGgggaaatagaatttgaactcaggatcccTGATTATTGATCCAGCGATTctcccactgcaccacatagcctTGTCATTTATCATAATGCCATGCATAgagcaggtgcctaataaatgttggctgaattCTATGTCTACCTCACATCAGTGTCTGTTTGTCTAtctacctctccctccccacccccatagctTCTATACAGATGACTTCCAGATCCAGGGGTCCAGCCCATCCTTCACCCCCAGAAGTCATGTTCCCATCACCAGCTACCTGCACAATATCTCCACCAGGATGTCCCATCACCATTTCAAATTTAACATGGTCAAAACAGACCTGGGAGACCTGTCTCCCTCCTTTGATAAAagcctatttctgttgagggcaccttCACAGGGATGGAATCTCATTAAAAATGCATTacatcttagagctggaagattcTCCAGGCTCCCCCAGTTCCAATTTCAGCTGATTAATTCTTTCTTCTACAACATCCTCAACATCGGATCCTCCAGCCTTGCTTTCAAGGCCTCCTAAGGGAGAACCCACCACCCTTGAGGTGGTTTATTTCACTTGAAAACAATTCTCATTGCTGGTAAGTTCTTCCTGGCATCTagcctaaatctgtctctttgaAGCTTCCCCCAATTGCTTCTGGTTCGGTCCtggaggccaagcagaacaaggctCATCCCTCTCTCAATggccagcccttcaaatacttgatgacAGCTAATATATCCTCCCCAATTCCCATCACATTCCAAGTCTTTCTACCTGGTTCATGGTAATTCTTGACTCTTTGCTCTATTTCACACAATAACTCAACAAGTCTTGTCAAGTCTTACTCCACAACATCTTCTCCACCCATTCCTTTTCTCCACTTACCTGACTGCCATCTTAATTTAGCCTCATAATTTCTCAATAGACTATTATAATGGACTCCCAACTTATAGTCTCTTCTCTAGCCAGTCCATCCTTTCAAGGATGCCCAAATAATCTTTCTATAATAGAAGTCCAACCATAACACACTTCTGTATAAAAATCGTCAGTAGTTCCCTAGTGCCTATTGGTTAAAAGACAAAATTCTAAGGCTAGTATTTAAGCTATCCCTTCCATACCCACACTACCCCCCAACCTGCATTTGTAGATTTATTTCATACTAGCCCCTTATAAAGCCGGCATTCCAGTCTTACGGGAACCTAATTATTCCATGAGCTTCACCTGCTTTCTCCCACTTGTATATCCATGGATGCCATGTCCAATGActaaaatgttctccctcctctcatCAGCCTGCTGAAATCCTTCTTGAAGACCAAATTCAGtttccaccttctccatgaagtcttctttATTCTACTCAGCGAGTAGGAATTAATCTTTCCTCACATCTACATGGATCTTTGTCTACACCTCTTTCCCCCCATACCTTGTATggtagttatatatacatacatacatacacacacacacacatatatatatatatatatatatatatatatatatatatatatatatatatatatgtcacatGCCCCCTTCACCAAGAAGagtgtaaactccatgagggtaggAACTATATTCCTCTTACCCCTAACATAGACTCAGATGGGTTGTTGTACACATtaaatctttaataaatatttttcaaggaTAACTAATACATTGTTCATGGAATTGTGAATTaacccattctggaaagtaatctAGAATTATGCTGAGAGTTAACAAAatgcccataccctttgacctataGATTCTATTGGTAAGTATAATTCATtggaaagaagtgaaaaagaaaagcctaatatatgccaaaatatttacaCCAGCacattttgtgatagcaaagaactagaaacaacatAGATGTCCACTGATTAGGGGAAGGTTAAACCAGTTGTGGtacatgaaaataatggaatattactgtgctgtaagaaaagatatATATGATGGATaccaagaagaatgaaaagagctatatgagctgatacaaagtgaaggaaGTAGGAACAATAATACTAATTCACATAGACCACTGCCaagtcaatggaaagaacaaccacaaagcAACCTAAGGTCAGTGTTGTGAGATGATTCATtccagggaagagaaatgagaaagcatTCCCTGGGTGGATAGGTGGGATGTATGGGTGTGATATACAACATAggatattggtttttttttacaacatttgttagttttgctgaatcttttttttctttctcactttatAATTATGATAAGGGCTAGGTGATTTTTTTCAGGGGTGTATGTAGGTGATGCAAAGATAAAAGACATCCACAACAATTTATTTAAGAAATAGTTTTTAAGTAGGGTGAccaccatttttctttctatatctttctctcaaacctctcccccaaagtagaaaaatggaaaaaaatagactCATGTCATTCCACCACCAAAACCTGCATGCTTACGTGCATATTGTTGATCCGATTGCGGCTTATCGTCCTCCTGTAGTAGCTGAAATCATTTTGTATCGCGGGGTTTCTCAtctggaaggagacagagaagacaaGCATTGGCCGGGCCAGATGGGAAGGGCATGGTGCAGCTGGagcccaaccccttcatctttTGTGTGCTCCTGGAGCCCTTCGGCCACCTGGTGAAGCCAAAGTCTACTGCAGCTTGTTACCAAAGTTCATAATTCAAGGAAATGATGGGTTTCAGTTAAAGGTTAGAACTGAATTCCCATCCACATTTATGAACTTCCTGATACCTATCTCCTGTTGAGACCCTCTGCACCAGAGTGGCTACAAAGATGCCCCGGGGAGCACCAAGGACAGCAGCCCTTGCCTCACCTTCAGTTCATCAAAGCGTAGGGTAAAGTGGAGGATCTCAGCAAATTCCTTGGCCAGAGCCTGTTCTCGCTCTAGGTGCTGGGTGGGGGTGTAGGGTGGGCACGTCAGGCATTCCAGTAGATTCTGCAGAGCTTTCTCTGAAAGGCAAAGCCATGAACACACAACAGGCTCCTTTCCTGAAGGTCAGCCCCGACTCAGGGGAAAGAGAAGTGGGTTTGAAGGTAGAGGGGATGGGCTCCAACATCAAGCCTTGCACCTTCTGCTGTGGAACCTGGAAAAATCTCTGCCCCTCTCTGTGTCCTTCTTTTCAAATGAAGTGATTGGAGCCAGGGGCCTCTAAAGTCCTTCTGAGCTCTCATGCTATGAGCTTCTGTCTCAGAAGTAGCCTggtttctctttctccctgtgaGCTTGTGGAAGTAGGGTGAAGGCAGGAAGATTGTGTGTTGGGCTAGGAGGGGGCTAGGAGTTGAGcactctctgtgccttggtttcctcctttcCAAAAAGGGAACAATAATCATTGTACCATTGACCTTCCAAGGAAGTTTGGCTCCCAAAGAACAATTTCTACAAGTGGGTGGTGCTCCATACATGGGAGTCACCTTCAGAAGAGTATCAAAGCATCAAATTTgagattaaataataaataaataaaatgaagtcaaaatgaGAACTCACCAAGACGGATAGAAAATTCATAGAACCTCTTCAGCCGGACAACAAGGGGACAGACTGCATTCCAAGCCTTTTCTTGCAGCTGGATGTCATTGGGATTTTGGATTGCCTATAAGGGAGAGGCCATGGAATGTTGTGGATAGAGAAGCAGCCTCTGAgccaagaaggcctgagttcaagtactgTCTCTGAAacatagtggctgtgtgaccctgggtgaataaCACAATATCTCTGGGCACCTGGACAATGCTCTAAGGTTCAAACCATGGAAAAGATGCCAACAtgctttggtagagggattttcttTATGGGGGAGGAGCTCCCTTTGATTTGAAATCTCAGGTTGAGCATCTGTCTCTACCCCTCCAAGACATGAAATTATTAGTGTTATTCATATGATGGAAAAACTTAAATGTGCAGAGAATACTTTCTTACTCtcatattctgtgttctaaagttcTAGGTTCTAAGGAATCTTCAAGTTCTAATATTCTACAAGCTAAggctccttttatttttttagcttttaGGATGATTagattccatgttctaaggtctctttagTTTCTAACTTTGCATATTCCAGACATCTAGGTCCTAAAGTACATCCCAGTTCTAATACTGTATGTTCTAAAgttaacattttatgttctaaggtcacttccatttTAATATTCTATGTTTTAAAGGTCTAAGtcctaaaattatttcatttccaattctaaCATTATTTAGTTGCTagccctaagacttttggaataccttGTATATATTTCAAGATTGTTGTCATCTTTCACATTCTATGTCCCAAGATAATTTCTTGCACAAACACCCTATATCCTGAAGTTCTGTGTTCTCattctaacattctctgttctaagtttcACATTCTAGGTTATAGTTTTGGGGCAAGATAGTAAAATAACAACTCTAGAATTCAATTCTTTTGCCTACAAACACTTCTTAGgatctgctatgtgcaaggcaccaaGATAGAGCCTACATGGCCAATGTCATATTCTGTGACAAGGCGACTGCCTGCGTGATGGTTCATTAGCTCCCCTTGAAGAACCAGACCAGAAATGGACATTCTGAaaacttcctcccttcctcctcccctccaccagTCTGCTACTAACATGAGCCTGAAGGAGTCTTTCACACCTTTCCTTGCAGGGTTTCAGGGGGAGGTATTCTGAAAGAGCAAATGTAGACCTCCTTCTGGTACAAAGAACACCATGAGTCTTTTGCTcttgaaaataatttcctttgaGTGTTGGAAGTGGGGAATTCTGATGGATGGAAGCACCCCGATGGAATGTAAGGTGCTTGATGGCAGAGGCCATTTGACCTCTATACCTGTATGCTGTGCACCCTGCAGTGCCTGGTACCCAACAGATGCAAACTCAGTCCATTTAGCAAGTGCttactgtgggccaggcactgtactataaatacttgttcaatgaatgaataaatgaatgaatattgtgccaggcactgtcctaggtatCAAGGATTCAAAGCCAAAACCAAGAAGGCCCTGCCCTCAGTGAACTTTCTAGGAGGCTACAGCATATATACATCAAATAACTCCAATGCTATTTCAGGAGGGAGGAACCactcacaaatgaggaaatcaaaggaacttcctggaggaggcaacACCTAAAGACAGCCATCTCTGAAGGCACAGAATGATTCTGAGATACAGGGAGAAGGAAGGGTGCCCTCTCAGAACAGGGGGCAGTCATGCCAATGGCACATTCTGAGAATGGATGGCAGCCTGTGCCAGTGGTACGCTCTCAGAAGTGGGGGGGGAGCCACGTCAATGTAGAGTCTGAAGATGGAAGGCTGAGTTTGGGGAATAGCAAGTAAGGTCACTTTGGCTGGAATACAGAACGTGTGAAGGGAAGTGATCAGGAACAAGGCTGCCAAGGAGGCTGGGCCAGGTTACCGAGGGCCCTGAAGGCCAACctgagaaaactccctttattTTATACCCACAAAACACTACCATGATAGGAGGGGAATGGGCTGGAGgcggggtggaggggtgggggctgGGCAGTCAACAGGAATGGTGGATTTGTATTTAGAAGACCTTGATTGGGATTCAGGCCCTGCCACTTGGTGCCGGGGTAATCTCTGGCCTCACTTTGATCATCCGTAAAACAGGGAGATTGGACGAACTGACACCGACAGTCTCTTTTAGCTCTACATTTGTGGTCCTGGGATGACCTGAAGGGGAAACACCTGGACAGACAGCAGCAGCACCACCTGTGATGTGGGGTTGGCAGTACCAGCCACACTGCCTAGAATGGGAAGGAGTTGCTAGAAACTAGACTTATCATCACGTTTGTTTTCCTTAAAGAGTCGACTGGTTAATGACTCTGGCAAGCCAAGGCTGGAACACTAAATCGTTATGCGAATGGTGGATATTGAACCCGAGTGTGCATGTCGGGATGTGGGGGTAAGGGGTGGATACGACGTCTGGTGGGATGAATTTCCTAAAATAAAAGGGGCCATTCATCCATTGGCTTAAATGCACATTACATCCCCTGTTCTTTCCAGGATTCTAGGAAATACTGCAGCGATgacttcattccctccctccctccccgctccccgtCCCCCCTTTACCGTTGTCAGGACAATATTATCGTTGGCTTGACCTACTCACATCCCGGATCTCCTGGCCGGCGCCTTTGTAAGCCTGCAGGTCTGTGAGAATGCTCTCTGAATCCTGGAGGACGGCACTGACCTGGTTCCAGATTTCCCTCTCACCCTCCGTGGGCTGAGCATCTAAGCAACATGGAAAAcaggacagacacacagacacacagacatacacagcGTCAGCTTCCCACAACCTTGCCAGGGAAAGGCCTTTCAAGCCTCCTTAGGGCGATATCCTCAGAGTGAGAACAATGTCTTCTCATGCTTCGGGATCTCGCCTTTTCAAGACTAGACTAAACCACGAGGACCAAAAGTCGGCTGAGAAAATAGGAATTTTCAAGTCTACAAACCTTCTTTAAGTGAGCACTGACTGTGTGCATGGCCCTCTGTTTGGCCCTTTGGGACACAGATGTGAAAACCACCACATGTCCATTTCTATGAGTATACAGTTTAATGGGGTAGACTCAATTAAATTCCAGATGCATGGGCTGAGTGTCTCCCAAGTGTGAGACTTCGATTGAGACAAACTTTCTGCCTAGGATATATACCAACTTTGTGATCATGGCCAAGTCACTGACCCCCTCTCCCAACCCAGGCAACTTTCTGATTAACCAATAAGATTTGCCAAGAGTCTGGAATGCTCCAGGCACTCTGCTGGGATCTGGGGATAGAGACACAAACACAAGAGTGTACAGTTATAGATGATAAATTACAGGAGTTCTGAATTGCACAAATGGATGGggtttccatttgtaaaatgcccAACCTGGACACAGACCCTATCTCCTTCAGCTACCAAAAATGGTCACTTGATAAGtgttttaaagcacctactacatgccaggaactgTTTTAGCCAATGGaggtaaaaagaaaggcaaacattAGTTAGTAAATAAACATTGTTAGGTGCCTACTAcaagccaggcactgaactagacCCAAGGGCAGTGCCCACTCTCAGTCTGtctaaagagagaaaaatgaaaatatacataaataagcTATAGACAGGACCAATTGGTGATAATCgccagaaggaaggcactagcagtaagggggattgggaaaggcttcctgtagaaggtggaagtTTATTTGGAACTTGAAGAAAACCAATGAAGCCAGAAGGTGGCgatagggaaggaaagaattccaggcctgggggacagccagggagaATACCTGGTGTCTGAGCAATAGCAAGGAGGCAGGCCTGTGGCATTGGATGGTAGAGTTGGGGGGACGGGAGtctaatgtgtaagaagactagaaagattgGGGGAGTGGAAGGTTAATGAAAGGGTTAATGACAGGCTCTGAGTGCAAaacaggatttcatatttgattctggaagggATTGGGATGCACTAGAGTTTATTTAACAGGGAAGTGATATTGGTCAGActcatgttttaggaagatcactttgacagctgagaaGAGGATAGATTGAACTTGGGAGACTCTTGGGGCAGGAAGACACCCCAGcatctattgcaatagtccagatatgAGGGGCTAAGGGGCTGCATTAGGGTGGGTGaaggggcagaggagagaaggggacatgggATGTGATGAAGGCAGAAATGATAGGACTTGGTAACTAATTGGTTATGAGGGgagagagtaaggagttgagaatgacttCTAGATTGTGCATCTGCGTAACTGGGAAGATGGCAGTGCCTGCAACAGTATCAGGGAGCTAGGGAGAGGAGGTtttggggggaagataatgagctccctttttgacatgttgagcttaagatgatagaagaaaaaggatgaggactgaaaaaggtcattagatttggcaattaaataTGATTGGTAACTTATTTTATTAAAAGGAGTTTGTTATAAGTACATCAAGGTAGCAGTCAGTAACTGGATGAGTCACGGACTTTCAATTAAGAGACTACACGTAACTTTGGAAGCTGCAGTTCCAGCTGAATGGTGAAGTCAGACTGGAGAGAGTTAAGACAATGAGAGACAAAGAAGTGGAAGCTCCTAgtgtagatggccttctcaagtttagccacaaaagggaagagagatacaaGGCAACAGCCATTGGAGATGGATGGGAGAGAGAtgttctttgagagtagggaacaacccagtagacagggagagactgaaaataagtgagagaatggagatgagaggggggcaatctgttggaaaAGACAGGATTTGTGGGATTATTGATGTATGCAAGGTTTTgctttggcaaagagaagggtcacctcttcaCATGAGACAAGGATGAAGGAAGAACTAGTGTCAAAAGGCATCCTACTAACGTAAGACATGGAGAAGAAGATAAGGCAGAGCTTTCAGTGAATGGTTGCAATGTtctcagtgaaatatgaggcaaggttatTAAGTGAGAGGATagcaggaggggaagggcagattaTGGGAGGTTTGAAGAGGCATGAAAAGGGTTGGAAAAGTCTGTGTTGTGAATGAGGCAGTGACTCACTTAGGGAGATGTAAACGGATTGCTTGGCAATAGTGAGGGCCTAGTTGCAATGGTGTGCCACAAATTTGTGGTGGGCCCAATCACCAGGCTTTGTGATCTTCCCCAGCTGCATTCAGGAGCAAGTAAGCAGGACCATGTAAGGGAGTGTGCagaatgctagagatacaaagaagagaACAGACTCAGTCCCCAAAACCACCTGAAGATTATGATCTAATTGGAAGTAGGCGAATAATTGGAAGATTTGATTGCAGGGCCAttttcagtgatatttgaaagaacaGGAAAATTGGGATGGATGCCACAAGATTGAAAAGGGGGCAAACgttgttcttatttttaaaaaatgaagaataacGTCTGCAAACTTTGGACTAGCATGCTTGACGTCATTGGTGGGGAAATTCTAGAATGGGCCATGGAAGAGATGGTTGGCCAACATTctgaaaggggagagatggttaCAAAGATGATTTTGTTCTTGCCAATCTCTTCTTTATCGATGGCGCTACTAACCCAGTAGGTGAGGGGATGCTGTGGGTGGAGCTGACCCAAATTTTTGGCAAAGTTTTCATTATAATTCCAAAGCTTTTCTTGGGGATAGAAGGAAAGATAAGGATTCACAGCAATGCCATCAGATGAATGGAAAACTTATCAGAGAATTTGGAGGCACTGTCAGTGGTTAGAGTCACTAGCGGAGTGGCCCTGGAATCTAGGTTTGCTCATGGGCTGTTTAACCTTCTTCTTAGTGACTTGTGAAAAGAATGGATGCTGCAAGGAATGCTAACATGGTGGATGACCAAGCGTG is drawn from Dromiciops gliroides isolate mDroGli1 chromosome 2, mDroGli1.pri, whole genome shotgun sequence and contains these coding sequences:
- the CYRIA gene encoding CYFIP-related Rac1 interactor A; translated protein: MGNLLKVLTREIENYPHFFLDFENAQPTEGEREIWNQVSAVLQDSESILTDLQAYKGAGQEIRDAIQNPNDIQLQEKAWNAVCPLVVRLKRFYEFSIRLEKALQNLLECLTCPPYTPTQHLEREQALAKEFAEILHFTLRFDELKMRNPAIQNDFSYYRRTISRNRINNMHLDIENEVNNEMANRMSLFYAEATPMLKTLSNATTYFVSENKTLPIENTTDCLSTMISVCKVMLETPEYRSRFTSEETLLFCMRVMVGVIILYDHVHPVGAFCKTSKIDMKGCIKVLKEQPPDSVEGLLNALRFTTKHLNDESTSKQIRAMLQ